One window of the Chloroflexota bacterium genome contains the following:
- a CDS encoding DUF3520 domain-containing protein, producing the protein MSRKNTYTYFAVFTALILATLACGLGARVENQAPTQKSEPPLLEEYPVEEQEYSASESESRAPAGEALSDSSAASIPQPSPVATAMPLNPPNDQSYADMFFENYGVNPFVDTEDDHYSTFALDVDTGSYTLARSYLERGVMPDKDGIRVEEFINYFEQGYAYPPDGQAFAIHLDGGAAPFTENDRYQMLRVGVQGYAVSPEERKDVSLTFVIDVSGSMNMENRLELVKQALALLVEQLRPSDRVSIVVYGTTAHVVLEPIRGNAYGTIIEAINALQPEGSTNAEAGLRLGYEQALRAFNPRGINRVILCSDGVANVGNTGAESIWEQISAYASEGITLTTVGFGMGNYNDVLMEQLADNGDGFYAYVDTLKEAEKLFVENLTSTLQAIALDAKIQVEFNPEVVARYRLVGFENRDIADEAFRDDSVDAGEIGAGHSVTALYEIKLHEDAQGRIASVFLRWEDPDTHRVTELNQNFTVADLDTAFDKTSPYFQWDVVVAEFAEILRESYWAQGSSFSEILEEAQRISWYLDDSAETRALIEIVQQAEALARE; encoded by the coding sequence ATGTCTCGCAAAAACACTTACACTTATTTCGCGGTTTTCACAGCCCTGATACTGGCAACGCTGGCCTGCGGGCTAGGTGCCCGCGTCGAGAATCAGGCGCCCACCCAAAAATCCGAGCCGCCGCTGCTGGAAGAGTATCCCGTTGAGGAGCAAGAATACTCCGCGAGCGAGTCCGAGAGCCGCGCTCCCGCGGGAGAAGCGCTATCCGATTCATCTGCCGCATCCATCCCGCAGCCCTCTCCAGTGGCAACCGCCATGCCGCTCAATCCGCCCAACGACCAGAGCTACGCCGATATGTTTTTCGAGAATTACGGCGTGAATCCTTTTGTGGATACCGAAGACGATCACTACTCTACCTTTGCGCTGGATGTGGATACCGGCTCATACACTCTGGCCCGCAGCTACCTGGAGCGCGGCGTCATGCCGGATAAAGATGGCATCCGGGTAGAAGAATTTATCAACTACTTCGAGCAGGGCTATGCGTATCCCCCCGATGGGCAGGCCTTCGCCATTCATCTGGATGGCGGCGCGGCACCCTTCACCGAGAACGATCGCTACCAAATGCTGCGCGTGGGCGTGCAAGGCTATGCGGTATCTCCTGAAGAACGCAAAGATGTTTCACTGACCTTTGTCATTGATGTCTCTGGCTCAATGAATATGGAGAACCGCCTGGAACTGGTCAAGCAGGCCTTGGCATTACTGGTGGAGCAATTGCGCCCCAGCGACCGGGTCAGCATTGTGGTCTACGGAACGACTGCCCATGTGGTGCTGGAACCCATCCGCGGGAATGCGTACGGCACGATTATAGAAGCCATCAACGCCCTGCAACCCGAAGGCTCCACCAATGCCGAGGCCGGTCTGCGGCTAGGCTACGAGCAGGCTCTACGGGCTTTCAATCCGCGCGGCATCAACCGGGTAATTCTGTGTTCAGATGGCGTTGCTAATGTGGGCAACACTGGCGCCGAATCGATCTGGGAGCAAATTTCGGCCTACGCCAGCGAAGGCATCACCCTGACCACGGTCGGCTTTGGGATGGGGAATTATAACGATGTGCTGATGGAACAATTGGCCGATAATGGCGACGGATTCTACGCCTATGTGGATACCCTGAAAGAAGCGGAGAAACTATTCGTAGAGAATCTGACCAGCACCCTGCAGGCGATTGCGCTGGACGCAAAAATTCAGGTGGAGTTTAACCCCGAGGTGGTAGCCCGCTACCGGCTGGTCGGCTTCGAGAACCGGGATATTGCCGATGAAGCTTTCCGCGACGACAGTGTGGATGCCGGTGAAATCGGCGCCGGGCACAGCGTTACGGCGTTATATGAAATCAAACTTCACGAAGACGCACAAGGACGCATCGCCAGCGTCTTCCTGCGCTGGGAAGACCCCGACACGCATCGAGTGACAGAACTCAATCAGAATTTCACCGTCGCCGATCTGGATACGGCATTTGATAAAACCTCACCCTATTTCCAATGGGATGTGGTGGTTGCCGAATTCGCCGAAATTCTGAGAGAAAGCTATTGGGCGCAAGGCAGTTCTTTTAGCGAGATTCTGGAAGAAGCCCAACGAATAAGCTGGTATCTGGACGATAGCGCCGAAACACGCGCATTGATCGAAATAGTGCAGCAGGCTGAAGCGCTGGCCAGAGAGTAA
- a CDS encoding PDZ domain-containing protein: protein MANCVSDGTSEDAGLEFGDQIYSIGGHSIDTADQVNKILIEYRPGDLLIVQGYRSATGEGFEMKITLSQRP, encoded by the coding sequence TTGGCCAATTGCGTATCCGATGGCACTTCCGAAGACGCTGGCCTGGAATTCGGTGATCAAATCTATTCTATTGGCGGGCATTCTATTGACACCGCCGATCAGGTAAATAAGATACTCATTGAGTATCGACCGGGTGACCTGCTTATAGTTCAAGGGTACCGATCAGCAACTGGCGAAGGGTTTGAAATGAAGATTACCTTAAGCCAACGGCCTTAA